One window from the genome of Buchnera aphidicola (Neophyllaphis podocarpi) encodes:
- a CDS encoding mannitol-1-phosphate 5-dehydrogenase has translation MSKIQKLKALHFGAGNIGLGFIGQLLIKSNFVVYFADIDENILKILSLEKKYLVNELGKRLITKEIRGINVVHSNDIKVISLIGEVDLITTSVGVNVLKDISLIIAKGLILRSNKKNFHPLNIISCENLIYATNYLYQQIIKYIPTKLHNFIHDYIGFINSSVDRIVPLKTTKEDKKLSVNVESFYEWVVDKNQFKGLIPNIHGVKFKNNLIYYIERKIFTLNTGHAITAYLGNVYGYQKIIEAISDDRIYKIVLGAMQETGEFLIKKYNLKPESHYLYINKTISRFKNIYINDSIVRVARNPIQKLKFNERFIRPLLGTLKYNLSNSNLLIGIASVLHYRHPKDIESNRLHNFIQKEGIYKTLVNFCGLDNNHKKILFCILNSYFDLSKYYLKKIKLLSN, from the coding sequence ATTTTGCAGATATAGATGAAAATATATTAAAAATTTTAAGTTTAGAAAAAAAATATCTAGTTAATGAATTAGGTAAGAGATTAATTACAAAAGAAATTAGAGGAATAAATGTTGTTCATAGTAATGATATAAAAGTTATATCATTAATAGGTGAGGTAGATTTGATTACCACTTCTGTTGGAGTTAATGTCTTAAAGGATATATCCTTAATAATTGCAAAAGGTTTAATTTTAAGAAGTAATAAAAAAAATTTTCATCCTTTAAATATTATTTCATGTGAAAATTTAATATATGCGACTAATTACTTATACCAACAAATAATTAAATATATACCCACAAAATTACATAATTTTATACATGATTATATAGGTTTTATCAATTCTTCTGTTGATAGAATTGTTCCTTTAAAAACAACTAAAGAAGATAAAAAATTGTCAGTAAATGTTGAGTCATTTTATGAATGGGTTGTTGATAAAAATCAATTTAAAGGATTAATACCCAATATACATGGTGTAAAATTTAAAAATAATTTAATTTATTATATTGAAAGAAAAATATTTACTTTAAACACAGGTCATGCAATTACTGCTTATTTAGGAAATGTTTATGGTTATCAAAAAATTATAGAAGCTATTTCAGATGATAGGATATATAAAATAGTTTTAGGAGCAATGCAAGAAACTGGAGAATTTTTAATTAAAAAATATAATTTAAAACCTGAATCTCATTATTTGTATATCAATAAAACTATTAGTCGTTTTAAAAATATATATATAAATGATAGTATAGTACGTGTTGCTAGAAATCCAATTCAAAAATTAAAGTTTAATGAAAGGTTTATTAGACCTTTGTTAGGAACTTTAAAATATAATTTATCTAATTCTAATTTATTAATAGGTATAGCATCGGTTTTGCATTATAGACATCCAAAAGATATAGAATCTAACAGATTACATAACTTTATTCAAAAAGAAGGTATATACAAAACCTTAGTAAATTTTTGTGGATTAGATAATAATCACAAAAAAATACTATTTTGTATATTAAATTCATATTTTGATTTAAGTAAATATTATCTTAAAAAGATTAAACTTCTTTCAAATTAA